Part of the Aquimarina sp. TRL1 genome, TTCAGTCATTTCTTCTTCAGAAACTTCATCCATTTCTCCTTCTACCATCGCTACAGAATCAGCCGATGCCCCAACCATAAGATCGATATCTGCTTTTTCTAATTGCTCTCTGCTTGGATTGATAACAAATGCTCCATCAATTCTAGCAACACGAACTTCAGAAATAGGGGTTTCAAAAGGAATATCAGATAGCTGAAGTGCAGTAGAAGCAGCTAATCCTGCTAATGCATCAGGCATCACATTTTCATCATGTGACATCAGCTGTATCATTACCTGAGTTTCTGAGTGATAATCTTTTGGAAACAATGGACGTAAAACACGATCCACTAATCTCATTGTTAAAATTTCTTCCGTACTAGGTCTTGCCTCTCTTTTAAAGAACCCTCCAGGATAACGTCCTGCAGCAGCAAATTTTTCTCTATAATCAACAGTTAAAGGAAGGAAATCTACTGTACCATCTTCATAAGAAGAAACAACAGTACATAGTAGCATAGCATTTCCCATTTTAACAACAACAGACCCATGAGCTTGTTTTGCTAATTTTCCGGTTTCGAGGGAGATTTCTCTTCCATCTCCTAAGTCGATAACCTCTTTATACACTTTTGGAATCATATATTTTTTTGATTCAGCCTGTCTATGTTTACAGGCTTAATTAAACATTGGTTTTTTCCGTCTTTCTTTGGCGGACAAGGTTGTGTTGTTGTGGTTGTTGTTTGTACCAATGAAAAACCAAGGCGTTTATTTGTGTTTTTTGTCTTTTTTAAAAAAACAAAAACCTTTGAAATTTATTATATATAAGTCAATTATAAATTGACGTATAATCAAAAAGAGAGGCGCGCAGCCTCTCTCTTGTTCTTTATTTTCTTAAACCTAATTCTTTTACAATCGCACGATATCTCATGATATCTTTCTTCTTTAGGTAATCAAGTAGATCTCTTCGCTTACCTACTAACTTTACTAGAGAACGCTCAGTGTTAAAATCTTTTCTGTTCTTTTTTAAGTGCTCGGTTAAGTGAGTAATTCTGTAGGTAAATAAAGCGATTTGACCTTCTGCAGATCCTGTATCTGCTTTTCCTTTACCGTGTTTTGCGAAAATCTCTTCTTTCGTTTCTTTTGTTAAATACATTCCAATATTAGTTTTAATGATTTTTATGTATAATAAAATATCTATTATTAGCTGGCAAATATAATACTTTTTGAATTACTAATACTTTTTGAATAAAAAAAACGTTTTTTATTTAAACCTTTTCTATTCCCCTGAGTCTTAAATGAGTAACAATAAAATTAAATGATTATGAGAAATTGGTTTTTTAAATTCGGAATTGTAATAGCTTTCTTAGGAGTTATTGGGTGTAGTGATGATGATGCTAAAACGACAGATGAAACCGTTACGATCGATGAGGCAGCTTTGACTGCAAAGGTTGATAATGGTATAGAAGTTATTAGTGATATCGTATTGCAGGGGTTCGAAGGGCAGCCACAAAAAGAGAAAACATATAAAGGAGGATGGGGACTTCCTGATTGTGTGACAGTATCTATAGAGTTGACCAGTACGTCAAAAAAAATGGTCATGGATTTTGGGACAGAGGGTTGTGAAGTTAGAAATGGTCATGTGCTAAAAGGAAAAATGTTGATGTCTTATGGATTGGATCTGGAAGCAAAGACGATTGTTATAATGTATAGCTTTGAAGATTTTTATGTAGATGGTACTCAGTTTGTAGGATCTAAAACAATTACAAGGCAAAGAGAAAATGAGAATGGGAATCCACAATATACTATGGAGATGGATGTGACGATGATTTTTGAAGACGGAACGCAAGCTTCCAGAATAGGGACTAAGAAAAGAGAATGGATAGAAGGTGCTTATAATGGAAATTGGGGAGATAATGTTTTTGAGATTACGGGCGCATGGGAAACTAATTTTGCAGATGGAACTAAAAATAGTACTACGATTACGACTCCACTTAGAAGAGAGGCAAGTTGTAGATTTATTGTTAGTGGTGTAATGGAATTAGTGCGAGGAGAGCGAAGTGGAACTTTGGATTATGGAGATGGTAGCTGTGATAATAAAGCCATATTTACCAATGCAGATGGAGAAGAAAAAGAAATTATTTTGTAGAAAGAAAAATAGGCATTGAATATAAATAAAAAGGTTCCGAGTTTTTATTCGGAACCTTTTTTATAGTGTACTTTTATCTTAAAAGTCTTAATTAGTTTTGACTTAGTGGTCTGTTTAATACCAAATCCAGATATAAGTTAATTTTTTTCTTTAATTCATGTCTAGGGGTGATAAAATCTAAGAATCCATGTTCTAACAGGAATTCAGAAGTTTGAAAGCCTTCTGGAAGTTCCTTTCCGGTAGTGTCTCTTACTACGCGTGGACCAGCAAATCCAATAAGTGCTCCGGGTTCTGCAATGTTAATATCTCCTAACATAGCGAATGAAGCAGTAGTTCCTCCTGTTGTCGGGTCTGTACATAGTGAAATGTATGGAATTCCTGCATCTGCTAACTGAGCAAGTCTGGCAGAAGTTTTAGCTAGCTGCATTAAGGAAAGCGCAGCTTCCATCATTCTGGCACCTCCTGATTTGGAGATGATAAGCAGTGGAATGTTGTTTTTTAATGAGTGATCAGCAGCACGAGCGATTTTTTCACCAACAACACTTCCCATTGAACCTCCAATAAAAGCAAAATCCATACAAGCGATCACCAAATCATTACCATTGGATTTTCCTACGGCTGTTCTTACAGCATCTTTTAGGTTTGTTTTCTTTTGTGCTTCTTTTAATCGATCTGGGTATTTCTTTTTGTCTTCGAATTTAAGAGGATCTTTAGAAGTTAAGTTTTTGTCTAACTCTTCAAAATTGTTATCGTCAAATAATATTTCGAAATATTCTTTACTTCCTATTCTTACGTGGTATCCATCCTCCGGACTAACATAGAAGTTTTTTTCTAGCTGTTCTGCATCTACAATTTTTCCTGTAGGAGATTTGTACCAAAGTCCTTTAGGAACATCTTTTTTGTCTTCTGTAGCGGTTTGTATCCCTTTTTGCGTTCTCTTAAACCAAGCCATAATTTAGTATATTAAAAAAGCTGAAACTTTTTTTAGTTTGTTTAAAAAAAAGTTTCAGCTTGGTTTATTGTTTTATAATGTATTCACATTATTAAGATCTTCAAAAGCTTTTTTCAGGCGATTCGTAAAAGTAACTTCTCCTTCTCTTAGCCATTTTCTCGGATCATAATATTTCTTGTTTGGTTCTTCCGGACCATCCGGGTTTCCAATCTGAGTTTTTAAATACTCTATTTTATTATTCATATAATCCCTAATTCCTTCATTATATGCAAATTGAAGGTCGGTGTCTATATTCATTTTTATAACTCCATAACCAATTGCTTCTCTGATTTCTTCTAGCGAAGAACCACTTCCACCATGGAATACGAAGTCAATATGATTGTTTTCTACACCGTATTTATCAGCAATAAATTCTTGAGAATTTTTTAAGATTTTTGGTGTGAGTTTTACATTTCCAGGTTTGTAAACTCCATGGACATTTCCAAAAGCAGCGGCAACGGTGAAACGAGGACTCACTTTACTTAGCTCTTCATATGCATAAGCAACTTCTTCTGGCTGAGTGTATAATTTAGAGTCGTCAACATCAGTGTTGTCTACTCCGTCTTCTTCTCCTCCTGTGATTCCCAATTCAATTTCCAGGGTCATCCCCATTTTACTCATACGCTCCAGATATTGCTTACAGATCTCTATGTTTTCTTCCAGTGGTTCTTCTGATAAGTCAATCATGTGAGAACTGTATAGCGGCTTTCCAGTTTCTTTATAAAACTGTTCTCCGGCATCTAATAAACCATCGATCCATGGTAATAATTTTTTTGCACAATGATCCGTGTGCAAAATTACAGGGACATTATATGCTTCTGCAAGTAAATGTACGTGTTTCGCTCCTGCAACAGCTCCTGCTATTGCTGATTTTTGGTTTTCATTAGACAATCCTTTTCCGGCGTTAAACTGTGCCCCTCCGTTAGAGAATTGAATAATTACCGGGGAGTTTAGTTCAGCAGCGGTTTCTAAAACAGCATTGATAGAACTAGAACCAATTACATTTACTGCTGGTAAAGCATAATTGTTGGCTTTAGCATGTTTAAAAACTTCTTGAACCTGATCTCCCGTTACAACTCCTGGTTTGATGTTGTGACTCATAATTTAGTTTTGGTTTATAAGCTTACAAAAATAATAAAATTATAATGAAAGCATGATACGTATATAAAAAGCTTATGTGTTATAAATGCTGTTGTTTGTTTTCGAATCCAAAGTGCTAAAAAGGGTAATTGATACCGACATTATATACTGCTTTTGAAAAATTATATCCTTTAAACCATCTTTGGTCTTCATTATTTGCGGGGTTAAAGGTCTTAAATCCTAAATCAAAACGCAACACAAAAAAGTCAAAATCGTAACGAAGCCCTAAACCACTTCCTACCGCAATATCCTGTAAGTTGTCAATCTTGGAAAAGATAGCTTCTTCTTTTTCTACACTATCCTCTACGTTCCAGATGTTTCCTGCATCGATAAAAAAGGCTCCTTTAAGGGCTCCTAAAATAGTATATCGATATTCGAGGTTAAAGGCTAGTTTCATATTAGCTTCATTAAATTCACTGGTGCTTTGACTGGTTCCGGGACCTAGCCGGTAAGCTAACCATGCTCTATTGTCATTAGGACCTCCGGCAAAAAAACTTCGAGCAAAAGGAATGCTGTTAGCATTTCCGTAGGGAATAGCGATTCCTCCAAAAGCCCGAAAGGCAATTACTTTATTATTATTGGGGCTAATCGACCAATGTTTAATATAGCTGGTTTCTGCTTTGGCGTATTGCGAAAATTCTACTCCAAATATTTCAAAACGTTCATTGTCATTTTTAGTGAGCCCTGAAGCATTAGAAATGGTCTGGAGAACATTACCAGCAAGCTCAAATTTGAATCGCCAGCGGTAGTAATCCTCATCGTGTAATCCGTTTTTAGTGTTTTTGGCAATGGTGTAACTGGAGGCAAATATCAAGTTGTCTTCAGTGAGTCTTTCTTTTCTTTCTCCAATGTTTTGCACTTCCTGTTTGTCATTGTCACTTAAGCCTGTCAGGTTTGTGTTGTCTGAGTTCGCCGTAAGGATAAAATGATTGGCTCCATCGGGAATTGTTAGGTCGTTATCTGGAGTGAAAATTTGAGTGTTGTCCCGATTTGCATTGAAATAGGTTTCATCATTTTTGGCGAAAAAGTTTAATTGGTCATAGGAATTACTATAAACATTAAAATAATTACTGTTATTAAGGTTTCTTACATATTGTATGTTTACTAAATCTATTTGATTGTTGATGCTTTTGCTGGGGCGCCATATGTAATTGAATATACCGGATGCATTTTGCTTATCTAAACCGATGTTTTTTTGAATACTCATACCAAAAACAAGGTTAGTGGTGGGGGACATGTATTTTCTGATAATCCCACTGGTTTTTATAGGGAATAGTATTTTTGGGAAAGATAATCTCAGATCTGTTTGTACTTCTGAGATATTAAAAAAAGTATCATCGGTATCTACAGAAGCATCTTTAGAGGAGCCAATACTTCCTCTTGCAGATAATTCCAGTGTTTCTGCACCTCTAAAAACATTTCTGATCAGGAAAGATCCTCCAAAACCAATACCAAAAGCCTGAATAGAAGAGGTAGATACGTCAAACTCTATATTAGTACTGTATTTTTTCTTTGGTGTAAGTAATACATTTGCAATTAGACTGCTTCCGCTAGGGTCATTTGGGTCAAGTGAATATCGGATGTTTGGATATTTGAATGTTTTTAAGTTACTGATCTGGTTGTATGTCAAAGTTCTGTCAATATCTCGGAATATCTCTCCGGGAGTAATAAGTACAGAATTGGTAATTGCTTTTCGGGTATATCGCAATTTATCATAACTATAGATATTGTATCCTTTGTATTGGACAGTGTCTTTTGGGGTAAGATTTCTGTATTGGTATTTGTAGTCAGTGAAAATATTTACCTTACTGATTTTGTGAATTTTGAAAGGGATTTTTCTGGAGGAATTGCCATGAGTTACCTGCCGGTTATTAATTAACAGGTTTAAGTTTACCTTGTGGTTGGTGTTTACAGTGTCAGCATCGAATTTGATGAATTCCTTTTCGAAATTATAAAGCCCTGAGTTTCTGAAGAAAGAAGTAAGTCGTTCTCTTTCGGTTTCAACATCTTTTGTTTTGTACTGTTTTCCTGAAACTATTTTCGATTGGTTTTTAGTCGACTGATATAGGGAATCTGCGATAGGAGACTCGATTTTTGCTTGTATAGAGTCTAGGAAATAAGGTTGTCCCGGTGACATAAAATAAGAGATATTTGCTCTTTGTTTCTCTTTTTTAGATATTGAGTAATCTGTTTTTATGTTGAACCACCCGTGATTCCAGTAGTACGATTCTAGTTTTTTTAAGGAACGTTTTATTTTAGAACTATCTATAATAGTAGGGGGTTCTCCGGTTCTTTTAAGCCAATTATTGAAGCCAGTGTAACTCTCTCGTAGTCTGTTGACTTGTTTCTGAGAGATAAATTCAGCTAATTTTTTTTCTCTGTTCGGTTTTTTGTATAGCCATTGATTGAATAAAGAATCAGGATTTTTCGCTGCCGAATTATAAATGTGTAGCCGGAAGGGGATTCCTAATATTTTTTCGTTTGGTGTTTGGTATAATTGATTGTATAAAGATGACTTATTAGTTTTTATACTGTCTTCAAAAATTTCATTCTTGGATAATAAAAAATCATCCTCCGGGATATTTTTAATTGCACTACAAGAGATGAAAAAAATAAATGTTACAGATATAAATAATATTTTTGTCAGGATTTTTTTCAAGTTGTAATTATTATTTAGGTCAAAAATACACTAATATTTGTATGCTTAGCAAAAGCCAAAAGAAATTAATAAAAAGCTTATATCAAAAAAAGTACCGTAAACAACATAAGATGTTTGTTGTTGAGGGGAAAAAAGGGATTCAGGAGTTGTTACAGGCTAGATGGGAGTTACATGCACTGTATAGTACAGAAGAGAAATTTTTTGAGGTTCCTGCAGAGAAATTTTTTGCAGTAAGTGAGAATGAATTGAAACAAATAAGTTTTTTGACTACTCCGCAAGTAGCATTGGCTGTTTTTTATATGCCTGATGATGTAACGACATCTGGAAAAGGACTTGTAGTAGCATTAGATGATGTTCGTGATCCGGGAAACCTGGGGACAATTATCAGATTGTGTGACTGGTTTGGAGTGAGAGAGTTGGTGTGTTCGGAAAAGACAGTAGATTGCTTTAATCCTAAGGTAATTCAGGCTACTATGGGGTCTATTACACGGGTGTGTATTGTGTATTCGGATTTGCAGAAATATTTGAGTACGTGTGTTGATAGGGGGATTCCTGTGATGGGAGCCTTTATGGAAGGAGATAATGTATATAAGACAGAATTACCTGTTAATGGAGTGTTGGTGATGGGAAATGAAGCAAATGGCGTTTCTGAAGAGACGGAGAAAATTATTCGTCAAAAAATAGCAATTCCTCAGTTTGGTCAGGGACAAAAAACAGAGAGTCTAAATGTCGCAACAGCTACGGCTATTTTGCTAAGCGAGTTTAAACGTGGGGGTAATATATAGTATTTGATTATCGAGGTCTATAGGAGGGCAGAAACCTGTCTCGAAATTAATATTTATTTTTTGATAACTTCTCCGGTGTTTTATGCAGAGAGTTTTTTGCTTTTCATTGAAAAGTGAAATTGATAAAAATTCCCCTTGTCGACATCTTATCAATAGTAGAGGTGTAAGGACTATTAGGGTCGTTATCTCTTACAAGTTCGTCAGACATAGCAAAAACACCTCGAATTGATGGAGTGAATTTGAAATAATACAGGAAAAAATCAATACCAAAACCAATTTCGTAATAATTGGTGTTTGTAGTGGTTCTAAACTGATTAAGACTATTGTCGTCTGGATTATCTTCGTTACTGGATAAGTTGATAGAAGTAGAAATACCTCCGACAATAAAAGGTTTGAAATTGTTTAATCTTTTAGTGGATACTTTTAGTAACAAAGGAATATGAACGTAAGTAGACTTTACTTCTCTTGTAGATTCTGATAATGTAGTAAATTCAGGACCTGTATAGGTGAGGTTTCTTTGTGTAAAAGTAACCATTGGCTCCAGACGTAAATCTAAGTAATCATTAATCCGCATATTCCCAAGAAGTCCGACATTAAATCCTACTGTTTTATCTACCATGATGTCATTGGCAGAAGCATCCGCAGTATAATCAAAATCAAAGTTATAGCTGTTAAGACCCAAGATGTATCCCCAGCTTAATCTGGGTTTGTCAAAATTTTGGAGGTTTTGAACCTTTTCTTTAGAGAATAGTTGTGCACTGCTATTGTGGATGCAAAATAGAGTGGTAATGACGAAAAATAATCTTTTCATTTTCTTAAAGTTTTCTAAGCTATTCATTCAACCTCGAAAAATAATAAAAAGCCTGTTCTTTTAGTGTCTATTAAGGATTTATTATTTTCTTGCTGTGTAAATTGTTGCGACTCCCATTGTCTGAGGGATACTGTTAACTTCTATAAACCCAATTTTTCTCAAAATATTGTTGAACGTTTCTCCATGTGGGAAAACTGCTGCACTTTCACTTAGATATGAATAAGCAGATTTGTCTTTAGAAAAAATACGTCCTATGAGTGGAAGGATTTTGGATGTATAAAGCTTATATCCTTGCTTGTATGGGGTTTTTGTAGGGACAGAAGTTTCGAGTACCACAAAAATTCCTTTTGGTTTCAGAACTCTGAGAATCTCAGATAATCCCTTCTCTAAGTTTTCGAAATTTCGAACGCCAAAAGCTACAGTTATAGCATCAAAATGATTATCGGGGTATGGAAGATTTTCACTGTCTCCCTGAACCATCGAGATTGTGCTGTCTAATTTTTTTGCCTTGATTTTGTTTTTTCCAACAGAAAGCATTCCCGGAGAAATGTCAAGTCCAATAATTTCAGAAGCTCCTGTTTTGCACAGGTTAATGGCTAGGTCGCCAGTTCCTGTTGCTACATCCAGAATTCTTTCGGGAGAAATGCTTTTAACTAAATTAACAACTTTATTCCTCCATTTTATATCAATACCAAAAGAAATGACTCTGTTTAATCCATCATATGTATTAGAGATGGTGTCAAACATTTCGGTAACTTGTTCTTTTTTAGTTCTGTTAACGTCCTTGTATGGTGTTATTTTTTCTGACATTAAAAAAAATTTAGGCAAATATACATTTTTGAGTTTGATCGTAAGAATATATTGAGATGAACTTACAAGAATCAATTATTTTATCAGTTACCCAATTTACATTATCTTTGTTTTCTTTTGAAGATTGAGTACAGGGGATCGTTTTGTTTATTCCGGGAATGTACTCGTCTTATAATACACACTTGGAATGAGTAACAATATATTTAACAGATGAAAATTATTATTGCCGGAGCGGGTGAAGTAGGTTTTCATTTGGCGAAATTACTTTCGTATGAATCTCAGGATATTACGTTAATAGATACGAATAAGGACTGTCTTAATTACGCTGATACGCATCTTGATATTCGAGTTCTTAAGGGGGATGCTACTTCTATTTCTATTCTAAGAGAAGCAGGAGTAGAAAATGTAGATATGGTTATAGCAGTTACTGCTAGTGAAACTGTCAATATTACTGTTTGCGTTTTAGCAAAACAGTTGGGAGCTATGCGTACGATAGCGAGAATTTCTAATGCAGAATTTATAGAAAAGAAAGATGAGGTTGGGTTTATTAAGTTTGGAATTGATGAACTGATTTCACCAGAAGCATTAGCTGCCAGCGAAATAGAATTGTTGCTTAATCAATCAGCATTTAATGATAGTTATGAGTTTGAAGGGGGGGTGCTAACCATGTTTGGAACAGTACTTTCAGAATCAGCTCTTTTTGTAGGAAAAACCGTAAAGGAAGCTGCAGAGGTGTATCCGAAATTGCAATTTATGCCTATTGCAATACAACGTTCAGGAACTCAGTATACGATTATTCCCCGAGGAGATACAAAATTTAAGGAAGGAGATCAGGTGTATTTTGTGACCTCTATCGGAGGTGTTGAAGAATTATATAAGTTGACCGGGAAAGTGAAAGAGCAGGTGAGGAATGTTATGATTCTCGGAGGGAGTAAGATAGGATATAAGTCTTCTCGAGATTTGTGCGATCATAAATTCAGGGTGAAACTTATAGAGAAAAATAAAGAGAAAGCGTTCGATCTTGCAGATGAATTGCCGAATGCATTGATAATAAATGGAGATGGAAGGAATGTAGAGTTGTTAGAAGAGGAAGGGATCAGTGATATGGATGCCTTTATTGCTGTTACAGGAAATTCAGAAACTAATATTATGTCTTGTTTGGTAGCCAAGTCAAAAGGTGTTCGAAAGACGATTGCTTTGGTGGAAAATATGGATTACTTTCAATTGTCACACTCTATCGGAATTGATACCTTGATAAATAAAAAGTTATTAGCTGCAAATAACATTTTTAGGTTTATAAGAAAAGGAGAAGTGGTAGCAATGACCAAACTCAATAATATGAATGCAGAGCTTCTGGAATTTATTGTAAAACCTACTTCAGAAGTTTCTAATAATAGTATCAGGGATTTAGATTTTCCGAGATCCGCAATTATAGCAGGTGTAGTGAGAAATGGAGAAGGGATTATTCCTCAGGGGGATTTTTATATTCAGGCAGGAGACCGAATAGTAGTCTGTTGTTTGCCAAAATCTATTAAGAAAATAGAAAAGCTTTTTCTGTAAAACATGGCCAAATTAAACTATAAAATAATCTCTCATATAATGGGGCTTTTATTGCTCTGTAATGGAGGTTTTATGATGTTGTCAACAATCATTAGTTTTATTTATAAAGATGGAGTGACAATTGAAATTATGTTGGCGTCAATGGCGACAATGTTTATTGGTATTGTTTTGATGTTTTTGACTCGGGGTCACCAAAAGAAAATAAATAAAAGAGAAGGGTATATTGTGGTTACCTTTGGATGGATATTTATGTCGCTTAGCGGTTCACTTCCTTATTTGTTTTCCGGAGCAATTCCTTCTTTTACAAATGCCTTTTTCGAGACAATTTCGGGATATACTACAACAGGAGCTACAATTCTTAATAATATAGAAGCAATGCCTAAAGGAGTATTGTTTTGGAGAAGTCTTACGCATTGGATTGGAGGAATGGGGATTATTGTATTGGCAATAGCAATACTTCCGTTGTTAGGGATTGGAGGAATGCAGTTATTTGCAGCAGAAGCTCCAGGACCAAATACCGATAAATTACATCCAAGAATAACAGATACAGCAAAGCGATTGTGGTATATATATGTAGGATATACTGCGGCAGAAACCTTATTGCTTAAGTTGGCGGGGATGAGTTTTTTTGATGCGATTAATCATGCATTAAGTACATTGTCCACTGGAGGGTTTTCTACGAAAGATAAAAGTGTAGCATACTGGAATGATCAGCCAGTTATACAGTATATCATAATGTTATTTATGTTTCTGGCAGGGATGAATTTTGTTTTGAGTTATTTTGGTTTTAAAGGAAAACTGAATAAGATTTACAAAGATGAAGAGTTTAGATGGTATGTTATTTTTGTAACGTCTTTTACATTAATAGCGACGCTTATTATTTATTTCAAAGCTGATGTTTCTGTGTCTTCTATTGATCACCCTATGGTGTGGGGAGAAGCAGAAAGCTCATTTCGTCACGCATTGTTTCAGGTGTTATCGGTAATTACCACTACAGGTTTTGTATCGGCGGATTTTACGCTTTGGACTCCATTTCTCAAAGTGTTGTTTTTTGGGCTTATGTTTTTAGGAGGATCGGCAGGTTCTACCTCTGGAGGGATGAAAGTTGTTCGGCATTTAATAACGATTCGAAATGGAGTATTAGAGTTTAAACGAACATTACACCCTAATGCAATTTTACCGGTTCGTTATAATAAAAGAGCTGTCTCTAAAGAAATTGTATTTAATGTGATCGCCTTTTTTATACTGTACATGCTGGCCTTTATTATAGGGGCATTAGTGTTAGGTGCGTTGGGGATAGATTTCGAAACGGCTATTGGAGGAGCGGCTTCTTCTTTAGGAAATGTAGGACCGGCGTTTGGGGCGCTTAATCCTGTAAGTAATTTTGATGTGTTGCCATCGGTCGGAAAATGGTGGTGTTCCTTCCTGATGCTGATTGGTAGGTTAGAGTTGTTTACAGTCCTAATCTTACTAACTCCGTTTTTCTGGAGGAATCGTTAGAAGAAAGCAAATTTTACCAAGGTTGATAATGAGGAGTTAGATTCCATAATCTAGCTACCTTTTTAATGGTGTCTTTAACTTTTCCTGTTATGCTATTTAGATGTTCTTCTTCAATCAAAAAAACATCTAATATAGATTCATAATATGTAACGAAATTAGCGTCAAATTCTTTTTCTGGTCTCATATTTAGAATTTCTTCATCTGTCTTTTCCACTTTGAAGTTGTCTCTAAAAATTTCCAGCACATTTTTCTGAACAATACGTTCTTTTTCTAGAATATCCATCGTCATGGGGTTTTAAGTTGTTAAGAGTAAAAAAGACAATTTGTCTAAGTAGTTGAATGTAAATGATTCAACTCACTGGGGTAGAAAGGAAAGTTGTAATTTATATCTAAACGTAGTACGTAAATTAATATTGTACAAATTTAGTGAAAAAAACAAAAAAACCGCCATTTTTAACAAATGGCGGTTTTATCTATTTGAATGTCAGTATTTTTAGCTGATGGCTTCTTTTATTCTTTTTACTGCTTCTTTTATTTGGTCTGCGCTGGCAGCATAAGAGATACGAATACAGTTTCCATTACCAAAAGCAAGACCGGTTACTGTAGCAACATGTGCATTTTCCAAAAGGAACATAGAAAAGTCGGTTGCATTATGTATGGTTTGCCCTTTTATGGTTTTTCCAAAGTAATGAGAAATATCCGGGAAAACATAAAAAGCCCCTTCTGGTTCATTACATTCGAAACCAGGGATCTCAGATAATAAATCTAAAATTAGTTTTCTTCTGTTTTTGAACTCGTCAACCATGTATTGGATTTTCTCCACAGGAGCTTCTAATGCTGTGATTACTGCACGTTGTGCAATACAATTAGCTCCACTGGTGACTTGTCCCTGGATTTTATTACACGCTCTGGCAATTGCTTCTGGAGCTCCAATGTATCCTATTCTCCATCCTGTCATAGCGAATGCTTTGGCAACACCATTTACAGTAACGGTTCTGTTGTACATGTCTTCAAATTGTGCCATGGAAGCATGTCCTCCTACGTAGTTAATATGCTCGTAAATTTCATCACTCACCACTACAATATCAGGATGTTTTTGAAGGACATCTGCTAAGGCTCTAAGCTCTTCTTTACTATAAATAGAACCACTTGGGTTGCATGGAGAACTGTACCATAACATTTTAGTGTTAGGTGTAATTGCTTTTTCTAGATCTTCTGCAGTCATTTTGAAATCCGTGTCTATAGAAGTTTTTACTTCTACAGGAACCCCTCCTGCTAGCTTAACAATGTCGCTATAACTAACCCAGTAAGGGCATGGTAAGATAACTTCATCTCCTGGGTTAAGATATACCTGAGCGATGTTGTATAGCGATTGTTTTGCTCCGGTAGAAACCACGATCTGAGAAG contains:
- a CDS encoding RNA methyltransferase; this translates as MLSKSQKKLIKSLYQKKYRKQHKMFVVEGKKGIQELLQARWELHALYSTEEKFFEVPAEKFFAVSENELKQISFLTTPQVALAVFYMPDDVTTSGKGLVVALDDVRDPGNLGTIIRLCDWFGVRELVCSEKTVDCFNPKVIQATMGSITRVCIVYSDLQKYLSTCVDRGIPVMGAFMEGDNVYKTELPVNGVLVMGNEANGVSEETEKIIRQKIAIPQFGQGQKTESLNVATATAILLSEFKRGGNI
- the accD gene encoding acetyl-CoA carboxylase, carboxyltransferase subunit beta — its product is MAWFKRTQKGIQTATEDKKDVPKGLWYKSPTGKIVDAEQLEKNFYVSPEDGYHVRIGSKEYFEILFDDNNFEELDKNLTSKDPLKFEDKKKYPDRLKEAQKKTNLKDAVRTAVGKSNGNDLVIACMDFAFIGGSMGSVVGEKIARAADHSLKNNIPLLIISKSGGARMMEAALSLMQLAKTSARLAQLADAGIPYISLCTDPTTGGTTASFAMLGDINIAEPGALIGFAGPRVVRDTTGKELPEGFQTSEFLLEHGFLDFITPRHELKKKINLYLDLVLNRPLSQN
- the fbaA gene encoding class II fructose-bisphosphate aldolase: MSHNIKPGVVTGDQVQEVFKHAKANNYALPAVNVIGSSSINAVLETAAELNSPVIIQFSNGGAQFNAGKGLSNENQKSAIAGAVAGAKHVHLLAEAYNVPVILHTDHCAKKLLPWIDGLLDAGEQFYKETGKPLYSSHMIDLSEEPLEENIEICKQYLERMSKMGMTLEIELGITGGEEDGVDNTDVDDSKLYTQPEEVAYAYEELSKVSPRFTVAAAFGNVHGVYKPGNVKLTPKILKNSQEFIADKYGVENNHIDFVFHGGSGSSLEEIREAIGYGVIKMNIDTDLQFAYNEGIRDYMNNKIEYLKTQIGNPDGPEEPNKKYYDPRKWLREGEVTFTNRLKKAFEDLNNVNTL
- the rpsO gene encoding 30S ribosomal protein S15 codes for the protein MYLTKETKEEIFAKHGKGKADTGSAEGQIALFTYRITHLTEHLKKNRKDFNTERSLVKLVGKRRDLLDYLKKKDIMRYRAIVKELGLRK
- a CDS encoding BamA/TamA family outer membrane protein; translated protein: MKKILTKILFISVTFIFFISCSAIKNIPEDDFLLSKNEIFEDSIKTNKSSLYNQLYQTPNEKILGIPFRLHIYNSAAKNPDSLFNQWLYKKPNREKKLAEFISQKQVNRLRESYTGFNNWLKRTGEPPTIIDSSKIKRSLKKLESYYWNHGWFNIKTDYSISKKEKQRANISYFMSPGQPYFLDSIQAKIESPIADSLYQSTKNQSKIVSGKQYKTKDVETERERLTSFFRNSGLYNFEKEFIKFDADTVNTNHKVNLNLLINNRQVTHGNSSRKIPFKIHKISKVNIFTDYKYQYRNLTPKDTVQYKGYNIYSYDKLRYTRKAITNSVLITPGEIFRDIDRTLTYNQISNLKTFKYPNIRYSLDPNDPSGSSLIANVLLTPKKKYSTNIEFDVSTSSIQAFGIGFGGSFLIRNVFRGAETLELSARGSIGSSKDASVDTDDTFFNISEVQTDLRLSFPKILFPIKTSGIIRKYMSPTTNLVFGMSIQKNIGLDKQNASGIFNYIWRPSKSINNQIDLVNIQYVRNLNNSNYFNVYSNSYDQLNFFAKNDETYFNANRDNTQIFTPDNDLTIPDGANHFILTANSDNTNLTGLSDNDKQEVQNIGERKERLTEDNLIFASSYTIAKNTKNGLHDEDYYRWRFKFELAGNVLQTISNASGLTKNDNERFEIFGVEFSQYAKAETSYIKHWSISPNNNKVIAFRAFGGIAIPYGNANSIPFARSFFAGGPNDNRAWLAYRLGPGTSQSTSEFNEANMKLAFNLEYRYTILGALKGAFFIDAGNIWNVEDSVEKEEAIFSKIDNLQDIAVGSGLGLRYDFDFFVLRFDLGFKTFNPANNEDQRWFKGYNFSKAVYNVGINYPF